The following coding sequences are from one Microbulbifer sp. TB1203 window:
- a CDS encoding tryptophan 7-halogenase yields the protein MKKSILIVGGGTAGWISAAYLAQMLSADLPGGVSITLVESDEIGILGVGEGTFPIIRRTLGRIDLDESVLIRDADATFKQGVRFQGWKSNPAAHPDDWYLHPFQVSAQHTDMDLLPYWLLGVAGKVPWAQASTVQGRVVEAMRAPKLITHPNYEGPLNYAYHFDAVKLAAVVRHRAEALGVKRLVDTIDDVRLDEHGAIASLQARAHGELCADLYIDCTGFRARLIGETLGSEFTSYRDQLFCDRAVAMQVPYDRPDAPIPSCTYATAQEAGWTWDIGLHTRRGVGYVYSSDHCSDDAALEALKRYIGPAANDLQHRQLSFEAGFRKIQWHKNCVGIGLSVGFIEPLEATGISFAEVAALMLCNLFPWSGDYERSAKQFNEAMTKRFEHVIDFIKLHYFLSRRTDTDFWHDNRAPSSISESLKDKLEQWRHRPPSFLDVDSSHDIFDENSWQYILYGMEFKTDITARAGALRFYDDARREFESIRRQSHNALTAVPAHRALVNDVVAGGFRPSQGPRR from the coding sequence ATGAAGAAGAGCATCCTGATCGTCGGGGGCGGGACCGCGGGATGGATCAGCGCCGCATACCTGGCGCAGATGCTGTCCGCCGACCTCCCCGGCGGCGTTTCGATCACCCTGGTGGAATCTGACGAGATCGGCATCCTTGGCGTTGGTGAGGGCACCTTTCCAATCATCCGCAGGACGCTCGGCCGCATCGACCTCGATGAAAGCGTTCTGATCCGGGACGCGGACGCCACCTTCAAGCAGGGCGTCCGGTTCCAGGGCTGGAAATCCAACCCGGCCGCTCATCCGGACGATTGGTATCTTCACCCCTTCCAGGTCAGCGCCCAGCATACGGATATGGACCTTTTGCCCTATTGGTTGCTCGGCGTCGCCGGGAAAGTGCCCTGGGCCCAGGCCAGTACAGTGCAGGGGCGCGTCGTCGAGGCGATGCGCGCGCCGAAACTGATCACCCATCCGAATTATGAAGGGCCGCTCAATTATGCGTATCACTTCGACGCCGTGAAACTTGCCGCCGTTGTGCGCCACCGCGCGGAGGCGTTGGGCGTAAAGCGGCTTGTCGATACGATCGATGATGTCCGGCTGGACGAGCACGGTGCCATCGCCTCCCTGCAGGCGCGGGCGCATGGCGAGCTGTGCGCCGACCTCTACATTGATTGCACCGGATTCCGGGCGCGGCTGATCGGAGAAACACTGGGATCGGAATTTACGTCGTACAGGGATCAGCTATTCTGTGACCGCGCTGTGGCCATGCAGGTGCCTTATGACCGGCCCGATGCGCCGATCCCCTCCTGCACCTATGCCACCGCACAAGAAGCCGGATGGACTTGGGATATCGGCCTGCATACCCGCCGCGGCGTCGGCTATGTCTATTCTTCCGATCACTGCAGTGACGATGCGGCGCTGGAAGCTTTGAAGCGGTATATAGGTCCTGCCGCGAACGATCTGCAGCACCGGCAGTTGTCGTTCGAGGCCGGGTTTCGAAAGATCCAATGGCACAAGAATTGTGTGGGCATCGGCCTGTCGGTAGGGTTTATCGAGCCGCTGGAAGCGACCGGCATCAGCTTTGCTGAAGTTGCCGCACTCATGCTCTGCAATCTTTTCCCCTGGTCGGGTGACTACGAGCGCTCGGCCAAGCAGTTCAATGAGGCCATGACAAAACGCTTCGAGCATGTCATCGACTTTATCAAGCTTCACTATTTTTTGAGCCGGCGGACTGACACCGACTTCTGGCACGACAATCGCGCGCCTTCATCGATCTCCGAGAGCCTGAAGGACAAACTGGAGCAATGGCGGCACCGGCCCCCGTCTTTTCTCGACGTTGATTCGAGCCATGACATCTTCGACGAGAACAGTTGGCAGTACATTCTTTACGGCATGGAATTCAAAACCGACATTACGGCCCGCGCCGGCGCCCTTCGCTTCTATGACGACGCGCGGCGCGAATTTGAGAGCATCCGCCGCCAGAGCCACAACGCCCTGACTGCCGTGCCGGCTCACCGCGCTCTGGTGAACGATGTCGTCGCGGGCGGTTTCCGTCCCTCCCAGGGCCCGCGGCGATGA
- a CDS encoding tryptophan 7-halogenase, whose translation MRPGSESGASSAAPVENVVIVGGGTSGWMCAAAIARMAPPHLAVTLVESEDIGVIGVGEATIPTLIEFNDFLGLNENDILRQCRGTFKLGIEFVDWLKAGESYFHPFGFYGRDTPEFPFHQLWLRLRDLSAKGAAPPDAAGDISHYNVCAAAAHLGHFSPPKGGADAILSTMRHAYHLDSMCYGQILRRYAEQKGVRRIEGMVVSVEQDPEHGLIRSVTLRDGQVLAGDLFIDCSGFKSLLIEGAMASDFIDWSHYLPCDRALALPTARSGPPDPFTRATADRAGWRWRIPLQQRTGNGTVYSSAFIDQDEVHRRLVEGTDGAPQADPLPLRFRTGHRRAFWEKNCIAIGLAGGFIEPLESTSIHLAQMGVQRLINLWPGRGFNAAEIAHYNRSMTADYERIRDFIVLHYNATQRDDTEFWRYVGNMTIPDTLAWKLDIFQASGRIIPSPDDLFTAHSWLAVMLGQGIEPQSYDALVDRVPASALIHNMRLLKDAVAKTATALPSHQDYIDRHCAAQSSGAVTHRKPAMI comes from the coding sequence ATGAGGCCGGGGTCGGAGTCCGGCGCCTCGAGCGCAGCCCCGGTTGAGAACGTCGTCATCGTCGGCGGCGGCACCTCCGGCTGGATGTGCGCCGCGGCGATCGCGCGCATGGCGCCCCCTCATTTGGCCGTCACTCTGGTGGAATCCGAGGACATCGGTGTGATCGGCGTCGGCGAAGCCACCATCCCCACACTGATCGAATTCAACGATTTCCTGGGGCTGAATGAAAACGACATCCTCCGGCAGTGCCGGGGGACCTTCAAGCTCGGTATCGAATTCGTTGATTGGCTGAAGGCGGGCGAAAGCTACTTCCATCCGTTCGGCTTTTACGGCCGCGATACGCCCGAGTTCCCATTTCACCAGTTGTGGCTTCGCCTGAGAGACCTGTCGGCGAAAGGCGCAGCGCCGCCCGACGCCGCGGGCGATATCAGTCACTACAACGTTTGTGCGGCCGCCGCCCATCTCGGTCATTTCTCCCCCCCGAAAGGCGGGGCCGATGCCATTTTATCGACCATGCGTCACGCCTATCATTTGGATTCCATGTGCTACGGCCAGATACTGCGCCGCTACGCCGAGCAAAAAGGCGTTCGCCGGATCGAGGGGATGGTCGTCAGCGTCGAGCAGGATCCGGAGCACGGCCTGATCCGGTCTGTGACGCTGCGCGACGGCCAGGTTCTCGCTGGCGACCTGTTTATCGACTGCAGCGGCTTCAAATCGCTGTTGATCGAGGGCGCCATGGCGAGCGACTTCATCGACTGGAGCCACTACCTGCCGTGTGATCGCGCGCTCGCCCTTCCTACGGCCCGCTCCGGACCGCCGGACCCCTTTACGCGGGCGACGGCGGACCGCGCGGGCTGGCGCTGGCGCATCCCCCTGCAGCAGCGGACGGGCAACGGCACTGTCTATTCGAGCGCCTTCATCGATCAGGATGAAGTCCATCGGCGGCTCGTTGAGGGCACCGACGGCGCGCCACAGGCCGATCCGCTGCCGCTGCGTTTTCGGACCGGCCATCGCCGCGCCTTCTGGGAGAAAAACTGTATCGCGATCGGTCTCGCCGGCGGCTTCATCGAGCCGCTGGAATCGACGAGCATCCATCTGGCGCAGATGGGCGTCCAACGGCTTATCAATTTGTGGCCCGGCCGCGGCTTCAACGCCGCCGAGATTGCACACTACAACCGGTCGATGACGGCTGATTACGAGCGGATTCGCGATTTCATTGTGCTGCACTATAACGCCACGCAGCGCGACGACACGGAGTTTTGGCGCTATGTCGGCAACATGACGATCCCGGACACGCTTGCGTGGAAGCTGGACATCTTCCAAGCCAGCGGCAGGATCATTCCCAGTCCGGACGATTTGTTCACTGCGCATAGTTGGTTGGCGGTGATGTTGGGTCAAGGGATTGAGCCGCAGAGCTACGATGCGTTGGTTGATCGTGTCCCCGCGAGCGCGCTCATTCACAACATGCGCCTGCTGAAAGATGCCGTCGCGAAAACGGCGACCGCCCTGCCGAGCCATCAAGACTATATCGATCGCCATTGCGCCGCGCAATCGAGCGGCGCCGTGACCCATAGGAAACCTGCAATGATTTAG
- a CDS encoding sialate O-acetylesterase, translating to MKRLKKPLIPLLVSSLFSLAANADIRLPKLIGDGMVLQRDTAVKIWGWADPGERVSVHFRNGSYQAKANGEGEWAVNLPEMPAGGPYSLEIRGDNTISIEDILVGDVWLASGQSNMEYPIRRILPPYGPSLELENIPAIRQFLVPQHYNFDTPETDFESGQWQKVTPETVLEFSAVAYFFAQEIHRKQQVPIGLINASLGGSPAEAWLSERALKQFPDHFAEMQRFKSDKLIAEIEQSDRKRIDSWYQEANRQDKGLRDSKTPWHSMRIPGYWADTQLGDTNGIVWFRREFEVSHSAADREAILVLGRIVDADTTYINGEQVGSTGYQYPRRRYRLPAGLLKAGKNTIDIRVTSERGRAGFVPDKTYAVFVGDERIDLAGEWQYRLGAAMPPLAGQTFVRWKPGGLYNAMIHPLLNYPIKGAIWYQGESNTGRPREYASLFPALIRDWRRSWKLGDFPFLYVQLTNFMAARKQPSESDWALLREAQLNTLAEPNTAMAVTIDIGEWNDIHPLNKKDVGRRLALAARRVAYGDKEIVFSGPSFESMQVAGNKIQLSFDNTGSGLVAKGGGPLKHFAIAGEDKLFVWAQAEIKGDRVIVWSDEVSEPVAVRYAWADNPEGANLFNREGLPASPFRSDQW from the coding sequence ATGAAACGCTTAAAAAAACCATTGATTCCACTGCTGGTTTCCAGCCTTTTTTCACTGGCAGCCAATGCCGATATCCGCCTGCCAAAACTGATCGGCGACGGTATGGTGCTGCAGCGGGACACGGCGGTAAAAATCTGGGGCTGGGCAGACCCCGGCGAAAGGGTATCGGTACATTTCCGCAACGGCAGCTATCAGGCCAAAGCCAACGGCGAAGGTGAGTGGGCGGTAAACTTACCGGAAATGCCGGCGGGCGGCCCCTACTCTTTGGAGATCCGCGGCGACAACACCATTTCCATCGAAGATATCCTGGTGGGCGATGTGTGGCTGGCCTCCGGCCAATCGAATATGGAGTATCCGATACGCCGGATACTACCGCCCTACGGCCCATCGCTGGAACTGGAAAATATCCCGGCCATCCGCCAGTTCCTGGTGCCCCAGCACTACAACTTCGACACGCCGGAAACGGATTTCGAGTCCGGCCAGTGGCAAAAGGTCACCCCGGAAACCGTGCTCGAGTTTTCCGCGGTGGCCTACTTTTTCGCGCAGGAAATCCACAGGAAACAGCAGGTGCCCATAGGCCTGATCAATGCCAGCCTCGGCGGCTCGCCCGCGGAGGCCTGGCTCAGCGAGAGGGCACTGAAACAATTTCCCGATCATTTCGCCGAAATGCAGCGCTTCAAGAGCGACAAACTGATCGCGGAGATCGAGCAGTCGGACCGCAAGCGCATCGACAGCTGGTACCAAGAGGCAAACCGCCAGGATAAAGGCCTACGCGATTCCAAGACACCGTGGCACAGCATGCGTATACCGGGCTACTGGGCGGATACCCAACTGGGCGACACCAACGGCATCGTCTGGTTCCGGCGGGAATTCGAGGTATCCCACAGCGCCGCGGACCGGGAGGCCATCCTGGTGCTCGGCCGCATCGTCGACGCGGACACCACCTACATCAACGGCGAACAGGTGGGCAGCACCGGCTATCAATACCCGCGGCGCAGGTACCGGCTGCCGGCGGGCCTGCTCAAGGCCGGAAAAAATACCATCGACATCCGCGTAACCAGCGAGCGGGGCCGCGCCGGCTTCGTGCCGGACAAGACCTACGCCGTCTTTGTGGGGGACGAGCGCATCGATCTTGCCGGCGAATGGCAGTACCGGCTGGGCGCGGCCATGCCGCCGCTCGCCGGCCAGACCTTCGTGCGCTGGAAACCCGGTGGCCTCTACAACGCCATGATCCACCCGCTGCTGAATTACCCGATCAAGGGCGCCATCTGGTACCAGGGGGAATCCAATACTGGCCGGCCGCGGGAATATGCAAGCCTGTTCCCGGCACTGATCCGCGACTGGCGCCGCAGCTGGAAACTGGGGGATTTCCCCTTCCTGTACGTGCAGCTGACCAACTTTATGGCAGCGAGGAAACAGCCATCGGAAAGCGACTGGGCACTGCTGCGCGAAGCGCAGCTGAATACCCTGGCCGAGCCGAATACCGCCATGGCGGTGACCATCGATATCGGCGAGTGGAACGACATTCACCCGCTGAACAAAAAGGACGTGGGCAGACGACTGGCACTGGCCGCGCGCAGGGTAGCCTATGGCGATAAAGAAATTGTCTTCTCCGGCCCGAGTTTTGAATCCATGCAGGTGGCGGGCAACAAAATCCAGCTCAGCTTCGACAATACCGGCAGCGGCCTGGTCGCCAAGGGCGGCGGCCCGCTCAAACATTTCGCCATCGCAGGAGAGGACAAACTCTTTGTCTGGGCCCAAGCCGAGATAAAAGGCGACCGGGTGATCGTCTGGAGCGACGAGGTCTCCGAGCCGGTGGCGGTCCGTTATGCCTGGGCGGACAACCCCGAGGGGGCCAACCTCTTCAACCGAGAGGGCCTGCCCGCCTCCCCTTTCCGCTCAGACCAGTGGTAA
- a CDS encoding endo-1,4-beta-xylanase, whose amino-acid sequence MSVHSPIPAHTSPLWKSICAGALALALAGQAQAADGCGYRVASGTYATWPGGYQAWVEIGNQSGETATSFEVLLDTGGTAITDGSLAKYQPTEGGGYLVNEPNWLQWQQIPPGASYRFHFNGEPDYAGVTPYLISINGKPCDREPPEISLSSSARYFTAAGTLTLTAEAADNTAVRKVVFARDGEVIAEDWDRPYRLELAIDGTDYGRHVYTATAYDPGGNRAVSEQSRLLVAIGDKFFGTAPDGELDYPRLADYFDQLTPGNAGKWASVEGSRDQMNWQNLDTAYQFARDHGLRFKLHTLIWGQQQPGWIGDLPPEEQLAEIDQWMAAVAERYPDLEMIDVVNEPLHAQPAYKAALGGDGETGWDWLINAFALARAHFPDAELILNDYNILILGQFTNDYLAVIERLQSRGLIDGIGLQAHFLERAELPVVQSNLDALAATGLPIYISELELNFVDDARQANAMRDLFSIFWEHPAVVGVTHWGYLENRMWRENGYLLRADGTERPALQWLTCYLAGGDCDHLVPEYIPAGWSGGEYGLTLEAELYDEGQGLIASRNQVAFTDDGDWIAFRDVEFQQGWDIFQVHYAKGNETVGSISIHLDDLASDPVLTLPLEPTAGWGSSSTLEVPWAPLAGTRDVYIRFNDTWGVANVDWLRIGKPEPVPDTNLVTDGGFEGDALSGWQSWAGATLSLSSDRAYAGEQSLLAGERGNSNQFAVYNLTGKVNPGTTYAVSAQVLHTGDTADTVRLAAKVECSAETVPDGHSTFPWLDNNTAVAPAEWTQLSANLVIPDCEPVDVAIFFEGTSAGVDVYLDEVQILPPPDGNLVVDGGFEGTALAAGWNAWWTGGTGLALTGEQAAEGTQSLRVHNRAENSNPSYDLSGLLENGSSYAVSAQVRHTGPADTRVSLTAKLACSGGDSYIGLADNSALAADTWTQLSGTLEVPADCSPGEARIYFENTPLEVETLYIDEVSVIPL is encoded by the coding sequence ATGAGCGTTCATTCGCCGATTCCGGCGCACACCAGTCCTTTGTGGAAATCCATCTGCGCGGGCGCGCTGGCACTCGCACTGGCGGGCCAGGCCCAGGCCGCCGACGGCTGCGGCTACCGGGTGGCCAGCGGCACCTACGCCACCTGGCCCGGCGGCTATCAGGCCTGGGTCGAAATCGGCAACCAGTCCGGAGAGACCGCCACCAGCTTCGAGGTGCTGCTGGATACCGGCGGCACCGCGATTACCGACGGCTCTCTGGCAAAATACCAGCCGACGGAAGGCGGTGGCTATCTGGTGAACGAGCCGAACTGGCTGCAGTGGCAGCAGATACCGCCGGGCGCCAGCTACCGCTTCCACTTCAACGGCGAACCGGATTACGCCGGGGTGACCCCCTACCTGATCTCCATCAATGGCAAGCCCTGCGACCGGGAGCCGCCGGAAATCAGTCTTTCCTCCAGCGCCCGTTACTTTACCGCCGCGGGCACCCTGACCCTCACCGCCGAAGCGGCGGACAACACCGCGGTGCGCAAGGTGGTCTTCGCTCGGGACGGCGAGGTGATCGCCGAGGACTGGGACAGGCCCTACCGGCTCGAGCTGGCGATAGATGGCACCGACTACGGTCGCCACGTCTACACCGCCACCGCCTACGATCCCGGCGGCAACAGGGCGGTCTCCGAACAATCCCGCCTGCTGGTCGCCATCGGCGACAAGTTCTTCGGCACCGCGCCGGATGGCGAGCTGGACTACCCCCGGCTGGCCGATTACTTCGACCAGCTGACCCCGGGCAACGCCGGCAAATGGGCCAGCGTCGAGGGCAGCCGCGATCAGATGAACTGGCAGAATCTCGACACCGCCTACCAGTTCGCCCGCGATCACGGCCTGCGCTTCAAACTGCACACCCTGATCTGGGGCCAGCAGCAGCCGGGCTGGATCGGCGATCTGCCGCCGGAAGAGCAACTGGCGGAAATCGACCAGTGGATGGCCGCGGTGGCGGAGCGCTACCCGGATCTGGAAATGATCGACGTGGTCAACGAGCCGCTGCACGCGCAGCCCGCCTACAAAGCGGCCCTGGGCGGCGACGGGGAAACCGGCTGGGACTGGCTGATCAACGCCTTCGCCCTGGCCCGCGCGCACTTTCCCGATGCCGAGTTGATCCTCAACGACTACAACATCCTGATCCTCGGGCAGTTCACCAACGACTACCTGGCGGTGATCGAACGGCTGCAGTCCCGCGGCCTGATCGACGGCATCGGTCTGCAGGCGCACTTCCTCGAACGCGCGGAGCTGCCGGTGGTGCAATCCAACCTGGACGCCCTCGCCGCCACCGGTCTGCCCATCTACATCTCGGAACTGGAACTGAACTTCGTCGACGACGCGCGCCAGGCAAACGCCATGCGCGACCTGTTCAGCATTTTCTGGGAGCACCCGGCGGTGGTGGGCGTCACCCATTGGGGCTATCTGGAGAACAGGATGTGGCGGGAAAACGGCTACCTGCTGCGCGCCGACGGCACCGAGCGGCCCGCACTCCAGTGGCTGACCTGCTATCTGGCCGGCGGCGACTGCGACCACCTGGTGCCGGAATACATTCCCGCCGGCTGGAGCGGCGGCGAATACGGCCTCACCCTGGAGGCGGAACTCTACGACGAAGGCCAGGGGCTGATCGCCTCCCGCAACCAAGTGGCCTTCACCGACGACGGCGACTGGATCGCATTTCGCGACGTGGAATTCCAGCAGGGTTGGGACATCTTCCAGGTCCACTACGCCAAGGGCAACGAGACAGTGGGCAGTATCTCCATTCACCTCGACGACCTCGCCAGCGACCCGGTTCTGACCCTTCCCCTGGAGCCCACCGCCGGCTGGGGCAGTTCCTCCACCCTGGAAGTGCCCTGGGCGCCGCTTGCCGGCACCCGCGATGTGTATATCCGCTTCAACGACACCTGGGGCGTGGCCAATGTCGACTGGCTGCGCATCGGCAAGCCGGAACCGGTGCCCGACACCAACCTGGTGACGGACGGCGGTTTCGAGGGCGACGCCCTCTCCGGCTGGCAGTCCTGGGCCGGCGCCACGCTGTCGCTTTCCAGTGACCGCGCCTACGCCGGCGAACAGAGCCTGTTGGCCGGCGAGCGCGGCAACAGCAACCAGTTCGCTGTCTACAACCTCACCGGCAAAGTGAATCCCGGCACCACCTACGCGGTAAGCGCACAGGTGCTGCATACCGGCGACACCGCGGACACCGTGCGTCTGGCGGCCAAAGTGGAGTGCTCCGCGGAAACGGTGCCGGATGGACACAGCACCTTCCCCTGGCTCGACAACAACACCGCCGTCGCGCCCGCCGAGTGGACCCAGCTGTCCGCCAACCTGGTGATCCCGGACTGCGAACCCGTCGACGTCGCGATCTTTTTCGAGGGCACTTCCGCCGGCGTGGATGTGTATCTCGACGAGGTGCAGATACTGCCCCCGCCGGACGGCAACCTGGTGGTCGACGGCGGCTTCGAGGGCACAGCGCTGGCGGCCGGCTGGAACGCATGGTGGACCGGCGGCACCGGGCTGGCGCTCACCGGTGAACAGGCCGCGGAGGGAACCCAGAGCCTGCGCGTACACAACCGGGCTGAAAACTCCAACCCGTCCTACGACCTCAGCGGGCTATTGGAAAACGGCAGCAGCTACGCCGTAAGCGCCCAGGTGCGGCACACGGGTCCGGCGGATACGCGGGTCAGCCTGACCGCCAAACTGGCCTGCAGCGGCGGCGACAGCTATATCGGCCTCGCCGACAACAGCGCCCTGGCCGCCGATACCTGGACCCAGTTGTCCGGCACCCTGGAAGTGCCGGCGGACTGCAGCCCCGGCGAAGCGCGTATCTATTTTGAAAATACGCCGCTGGAAGTAGAGACGTTGTATATCGACGAGGTTTCAGTAATTCCCCTGTAG
- a CDS encoding glycoside-pentoside-hexuronide (GPH):cation symporter: MPQAASSSPAAPAAVPEQAVSDNPRLARLGLGEKAGFAIGDFGFNLYWTSIASFLAVFYTDVFGLPAAVAGTMLLVTKIVDALTDPVVGALADRTRSRWGKFRPWLLLGALPMAGAGVLTFTTPDLGDSGKIVYAYITYSAMMLAYSVLSTPYSSLSGVMTAHPQERNTLISFRFIAAFAGMTFVNKYTLPLVEWLGQGDEQLGWQLTMALYGAMACAIFAVTFFSTRERIVPPPTQKTRVRDDLRDLLHNRPWLILIALAMVIMLTITLRGGSSYYYFKYYVERPDLISNYLAAQALALAAGAALTPLLTRYVDKTRLLVILMVIVGTLSAAFYFVPKDAIWMMFTLNILISLALGPKSPLAWSMYADSADYNEWRTGRRATAMTFSAATCAQKLGGALGSALMLWTLAAFGYVANEVQAQASQTGIALLQTVVPGVFALLAALLVSFYPLNNARLEKIQAEIRERELARE, from the coding sequence ATGCCACAAGCGGCATCATCATCACCGGCGGCACCGGCCGCGGTCCCCGAGCAGGCAGTTTCGGATAATCCCCGGCTTGCCCGCCTGGGCCTGGGCGAAAAAGCCGGCTTCGCCATCGGCGATTTCGGTTTCAACCTCTACTGGACCAGCATCGCCTCCTTTCTCGCGGTTTTCTATACGGATGTGTTCGGGCTGCCCGCCGCGGTCGCCGGCACCATGCTGCTGGTGACCAAGATCGTCGATGCGCTCACCGATCCGGTGGTGGGCGCGCTGGCGGACCGCACCCGCAGCCGCTGGGGCAAATTCCGCCCCTGGCTGCTGCTGGGCGCCCTGCCCATGGCCGGCGCCGGCGTTTTGACCTTCACCACACCGGATCTCGGCGACAGCGGCAAGATCGTCTACGCCTATATCACCTACAGCGCCATGATGCTGGCCTACTCGGTGCTGAGCACCCCCTATTCCTCCCTGTCCGGGGTGATGACCGCTCACCCGCAGGAGCGCAACACCCTGATCAGTTTCCGCTTTATCGCCGCCTTTGCCGGCATGACCTTCGTCAACAAATACACACTGCCGCTGGTGGAGTGGCTGGGGCAGGGGGACGAGCAGCTGGGCTGGCAACTGACCATGGCGCTCTACGGGGCAATGGCCTGCGCGATATTCGCCGTTACCTTTTTCTCCACCAGGGAGCGCATAGTGCCGCCGCCGACGCAGAAGACCCGCGTGCGGGACGACCTGCGGGACCTGCTGCACAACCGCCCCTGGCTGATCCTGATTGCACTGGCGATGGTGATCATGCTCACCATCACCCTGCGCGGCGGCTCCTCCTATTACTACTTCAAGTACTACGTGGAACGGCCGGACCTGATTTCCAACTACCTGGCGGCGCAGGCACTGGCGCTGGCCGCCGGCGCGGCGCTGACCCCGCTGCTGACCCGCTATGTGGACAAGACGCGCCTGCTGGTGATTCTGATGGTAATTGTCGGCACTCTATCCGCGGCTTTTTATTTCGTGCCGAAAGACGCCATCTGGATGATGTTCACCCTGAATATCCTGATCAGCCTGGCCCTGGGGCCGAAATCGCCCCTGGCCTGGTCCATGTACGCGGACAGCGCCGACTACAACGAGTGGCGCACCGGCCGGCGCGCCACCGCCATGACCTTTTCCGCCGCCACCTGCGCGCAGAAACTGGGCGGCGCCCTCGGTTCGGCACTGATGCTGTGGACCCTGGCGGCCTTCGGCTATGTGGCCAATGAGGTGCAGGCGCAAGCCTCGCAAACCGGCATCGCCCTGCTGCAGACGGTGGTCCCCGGCGTCTTCGCCCTGCTGGCCGCGCTGTTGGTGAGCTTCTATCCCCTGAATAACGCGAGGCTGGAAAAAATCCAGGCGGAAATCCGGGAGAGGGAACTCGCGCGTGAGTAG